The Acipenser ruthenus chromosome 15, fAciRut3.2 maternal haplotype, whole genome shotgun sequence genomic sequence CTGCAGGGTCCTCCTTCTTCTCCATACCGTTTCCTCGTCTTCTTTTCTGCCCCCAAAGGTGTCCACTGGCTACTGTGCTGAATTGTTTGGTGCTTTTTGTGCTATTGAGTACTTAGGGCTAAAACGAGTCCACCTTGTGACTGAAGCCACAGAGACGAAAGACTAGTGCATCAAGCCCAGGCAACACATAGATTAGTTTTCTGTTTCAATATACTATCActgcaaaaaaatgtattgtatatatcCTCTCGGAGACGAGACAGAAGTAGGTTGAAGATCAGTTGTGTAAAGAATGGAAGTGGCACTGTGGGAGCAGCAGATTCATGTCAAATAAAATCCTTGACATTTAAGTGCAATCCAAACACTTGGTGAGCAGCCCCTAGCTTGTGAAAGCACCAGCTTTAGATAGTAATGAGAGCTGTGGTACCCTTAACGAAATCTGGAGATCCTTCACcctgttattttaatgcattGCTGAATCAGCCCCTCTTAACATTTCTACCTGATGTATGTACTCAGATAAGCTTTCCTCATGCTGGTGGTCTCCACACTGCAAAGTCTTCTTCGCATGTTATTCGTCGCTAGCTGTTTGTTATCTTCCCACGCTCCGCGTTTATCTGCTGTGTAGTCTGAGCTACTCCTTGAGCCACTTTCAGATATAAAGGGTTGTGCCAGCCACCTAATCCGACTGGAATTTACCAGGCTGCCCTGGAAAAGGTCAGGGAAGGAGGGAGATAGCAACCAGACAGTGACTACAAGTCACCCTTTAATGAAAGGGAACATTTGAAATGCTTTCAATTGAATTCTAGTCATGACTATTCCCAGAATGATTTAAGATGTATGCAACCTTTCTGCTCGTTGGAAATCCTGTAAgagttgaacaaaaaaaaatgcttttcagcAGCGGGGTTACCATAGGACTGCTTCAAGTCAAAGTATACATTTCTGTGCCCTTTTAAATgtcctctttttttaaatacagcttacCAGTATTATACACTACACTCGTAATCTGGGTCTTATTACAAGCCTCTTTCATTTGAACTATATTTCAATCAACCCTCTGTAAAAAACAAATATGATTCCCTTGAAATAAATCCCTTTTCCTTACCTTCACccatttttaaaagaatgtttttCATCATATCGATCAACATAGAAAAAGTGACTCAAAGATAATTCTTTTGAAAAAATAGAGTTAATAAGAGTGTGTAGCCCGTGTATTGAGAGGGACAACAGATTTTCTCTcgcacccctaaccctaaccctaaccctaactactGACAACCTGCTAATGATCACTTCTATAAATGTTACTGAGAGATACTATTGCAAAAATCTTAATAACATGAAAGCATGAGGGAGCACTGGCAAGCATGGAGAATAAAATGCAAGCATTAGAGATCATGGCTAATCTCAGCCAATCCCAGTGTGCATCGTGCAGCACTCTatgtgtgtgggtacagctgcaACATTTCCATTGAGGTTCACCATGAAAAACTGTGTAATAAGAACGAGGATTACTCATGGGTCAAGGAAGCCAAGTATGGGCAATAAGCACGCAAGTGCAGTGAAATATAGTGGAAAGTGGCAGCTTTTTATGGAAGCTCTGGGAAGAGGAAATGTGCACTACCTTCGTGCCAATTAGCCCTCGAGTTTATAGAGGTCATATGTATTTcctttctattttattatttataatgctGCCATGGGAGTTTACAGAGGAAAAAAACATTGCATAAGAGGAAATAAGtccataaaaatatatacaataaagaaAAGCTTTTTAACCTAaaaaggcggggggggggggggggggggggggtggcttgttaaataaaatatgtgtgaACCTGGCTGATTTCAAGGGATCCATTCCAATTCTAACTGCTATCAAAATGTTTTATAGTTTAGTGCCACTAGAGGGCGCGTATCACAATGGGCTTCCGGTAAAAGAAAGTGGTTAtcatttactgtttttgttttttttcttgttacagaCGACTTCTGGAGCAAACGGTACTTCTGAAGGTAAGTTCATTTCAAATATATGACACACGTTCATTGTATTATGTGTGATAAGAGTGCTGATCTGTATCTATTTACAGTGGGTCAATGTTCCAAACAAAGCAGGGTATCAGAAGGCCTTGTTTGAGAATGTTTAAGCTTGTCCACATTGGTCTTTCAGTGGTGCGCATGATAGAGATGCTTCTTGAAACAGCGTTGCACAATATAATGATAGGCAGGATCAGTTACACTATGAAAAATGTGGAGCAATTTGGCcaaagcacatactgtacattttcactCCCACAGCAAAAAACCAAAAGGTGTAGCATACAGTGcttgtattgaaagaaatgtacaGTCACTTTATCCCAAGAGAACTTCATTTAATTCTGCCTACATATAAACCCACcatgaaaaaaaacagaagtttactgtggtaaagcAAAAGCGAATcaaaacattgtaaaataataatagttaacaATGGGAAATCCATGCAAAACTGTAAAACGGCCTTGCAAATGTACTGTGATCATTTTTATAAGGGGAAATAGTACTTCATTGTTAATGGTACTTTAGATTAAGAATAGAGccattttcattattcttttttttttaagtactaatGAAATGCTGTATTCATATTTTAATGACAGGCATGCCAGCACGCTATTAGAATGCTGTTGCATGCCAGTCAGTAAaagtaatactaataaaaaaagtaaGTGTTTGAAGTGTCAAAGCTGGAGGTCAGGATTTATTAGATTCTGGGTCTCAAGCCGAGTGTATGAAATGAagaatgtaaatactgtacagtgaagcttaatgtaaaaaaaaaaaaaaaaaaaacagctctggcAGACTGCTTTGACATGCAAAGATTTTACTAATAAGCAAAACAGACGCTGTTTGCTTAGACATTAAAAACGTCCTTCCTGGCCTGACCGCTGCTGTCTAAAACTCTCTCTATACGTCTTTTGTACTTCATCCAGCGTGGCGTCACGAGGATTTAAGGCTTAGGGGGGTCACTGCCTCCAGGATATTGAGCTCCATTCTCTCACCTAGTTGTCTGGATTGGAAACCACTAACAAAGTTTCACCTTCATCGCACTCCCACTAGCCTCACTGTTGTCCAGCTCTGTATACGCAAACCTAGTAGAGTATCACTCCATCCCGCCGCAGTGTTTTCAAACCCATTGTGAAACTGCAATTCCAGGGGGACTGCTGGCTTAACCTCTTTGGGTTATGCTGATGTTTACAAAACAGTTATTACAGGGTCACATTGATATTATCAGTAATACTTCCATGCATAACAGAAAACAGGAAATGCTCCAATTGCCTAAATAGGTTTATTCTGCAAAACAGGATATACATCAGTGCATGGATCTGACCTTAAACCCCTTCAGAccttaaaaacaaatgtgttgcaTAAGCTATTTTGCGCAGTTGGGTCAGTGTAGAAGTGATACAGTAAATCCTGggacccttatacaagtttaccgtGGTTTTGTTGCGGCTTGATTTTTCCAGTTTccccccatgctttccccatggttacactctgcatttcccatagtttaccctggtttgccatgtttatgaaTGTGATTTACCATGACTCACTATTCTTTccaatgcttacctatgatttaccatgctttcactgaagGACAGTACAAGCCACAGTCACAGATGCTGTTTGCAGTCCATACCCAGCTCAGTCATGGGCAGAGATCACACAGTAACATGCATTCTTATTTCTTGTAGGTTTGTTATTCATTAACTAAAAACATAGGTAAGCCTTGTGAAGagtagcgaggtatggtaaaccaTATTAAGGATGGcacaccagggtaaactatggtaaatgcataatataaccatgggaaaggcaTGGTAAAACTTCACAAATACCGTACATAAATAtcgtgggaaacttttataagggcagctAACAGACTAGATATCTGTCGATATGCTTGTGTTTCAATATCGGAAGCGCTGTGGTTTAGGGTGACCGTATGACTCCATGTTCAGCAGGACAGttcagtgcattctggtacctttTACCTGTCTCAGTTACATTTCACAGAAGGACtgcacttaccagaatgcattggggtgtgagtcaGTTAAAAAGCCTGACCTGTGCCAGTGTACCTGGAGTCCTATGGTAACCccgctgctgtgtgtgtgttgcagtgatgCTCTTCGGGGAGGTGTGGGGTCGGAGTTTCTGCCGCACCATTGAGAAGCTGGTGGAGGTGGTGCAGGAGTACCCTGCTGAAGTGGAGCACATCTTCAGCCCTGCCTGCGTGCCGCTGTGGCGCTGTGCCGGGTGCTGCGGGGACGAGAACTTGGAGTGCGTGCCCACAGATACCTACAACGTTACCATGCAAGTAAGACACGCCCGCGCGGCCTGCAACAGCGCGCCATTCTGCTTCTGTTTGGGGTTCCTGAAACTATTTTTAgagatgtgtttttttctgctcTCAATGTCTCTGCTCTAAAACCTCAATGTCAGTATTAAAATCAGGTGGATTTACTTGACATTACAGGATGGGATGCAGTACTGCTGCCGTTTGGATTATAGAAAGCCCATTTAGACACATTGCATCACACTGCAGTTAGCACAGGATCCAAGCAGGTTAGACTCATGAATACATCAATATTTTCAAACTTTCCAAACAATAGCACTTCTATGTGTAGGAAACTTTAATTAAACTTCTGTGGGGGGGTATGGAATCTGTATTAACAAAGTCAGATTCGCTCTGCTCAGTCCTCAACATATTTTCCCAGAATTAAAAAGATGTTTAACATTCCTCTGGAACAAAGACTCTGCAGCTGCTGATAGCAGTATGACATGAGTGGCTCTGGACACGTCACAGTGCAGGGAATCCTATTGCAGAATCCAGTTCTGTTTTAATGATATAGTAGAGCATGCTGCAGTAAAAGATGGAGTGTTTGTCTTATTTAATAAGAATGTTGAATAAATGAAATGCACACCCCGAACGCTGTGCTAGGGGACAGTGTGTGATCCTGTGGTCTAATCTGGGGTCACGCTAAAGGATCTCCGCTCTCAAGGAAGTGTGTGGTAATACAATGTGTGCGATCCTGGTGGTGAGGGTGCAGAGACTTTACCTAACCTTGAAATGAGGCTTCAGTCAGCCCCATCCATATCACAGGCTCCACTTTGGTAAGGGTTCGAATGGGGTGAAGTCACATGAGCTGAGGAATTCtgatttctctttctttcttatcAGCTCTTGAAAATCAAGCCAGCTGAGCGACGGGAGTATGTTGAAATGACATTTATTGAGCATCAGAGATGTGAATGTAGGTAAGAAACTATTTTTTCCTGTTCCTTTGtggttgataataataataataataataataataataataataataataataataataataataataataatccctgtaGTCTAATAGCCATCTAATATTTTCACTGGtatattttttgttcttgttccCAGACCCAGAAAGGAcacctttaaaaatgaaaggtAAATAGATTTCCTTTCTATTTTTCATACAGGAGTTCTTTATGTTGTGGGTTTATAATGGGATTTTCATATGGGAATTAATAAGGTTAATGTCCTGGCAACTAGGATAAAACATACACAGGTCTAACACATCCTGGGAACCACCGGATGAGTTTCAACTCACCCTTCCCCATACTGTGCATGCTGCTCACATGGTAGTGTCACACTTGATTGCCTAAGCTATATCTTGGGAAACCACTTATCCGATTTTGATGAAACCACGCGCGGatatttgttaaaaatgttataGTACTGACTCCTGTGGTGTGCTGTTTAAATCTGTGGTGAGGGATTTGTCTGGTACTAACACGCCTTGTTTAATTACAGGAGAAAATCGAAGAAGGGGaggagaagaaaagaaaaacagaaaacaaaagactGCGACACGTAAGTGTACAGTCACTGCACACAAACTCCATTCATATCTGTTCTAATAACACAGACAAGCAACCTTCATTCTAATGTGTTGTGTCCCCCTCTCCCCCATAGGTGTCAACCTCCTCGCAGGTAACTGAAGTGCCACCAGGGGGACACAAAGCATCTTTTCTCCAGTATTTATTTTCCAGTCAGAGTAATGATGTTGGTAATCTTCTCAGCACTTTTAAGAAATGGTGCATTCCTCGTTGAGTGCTGAGCTGCAGGAACGCTATAGCGGATGAAGGACTGAATAACTTTTCACAAGCAGATACGTTTAAGAAGTTCTGCCCCCCTCCGCTGCAACGGACACCCATTGACTTGCCCGGGAAGATGTGCTACACATCGCGAGAGACCAAGCTCGGAAGTTATAAAAAGTATATTTGAGATGACTGAAAACGTTCTCTttctaaacaaaatatttattgcTAATATTTAGATTCCAGTAATGTAAAATCGATATGATAAGCAGTAGGCAAGGAGCCTATGCACAGACATTTTCATTCTTCAGACTGAACATTAATTGGGAGCCTTTCTGCTTCTTTCTACTCACCTTGATCAATTCTCCTCCAGTTCTTTCCAAGCACGTTTTCAAATCCCCAACCCTTGTGAAAACTGCAAAAGtctattcttttttatgttttgtaatatataaaaaaaacacacctagaTAGAGAATTTATGAttttgtgcattcttttttttaatgaaaagacgCAGTATCATTTTACTTATTTTCATTTGAAAGGCTTTACAAACATGTAAACCTGTACTTACCAGGAACTtggttgttaaaaaaataaaaactgaaaacatgtGCATTCTGTCATCAGGCCACTGGGTTAAAAGTGAATGCAATAACATGCCCCTCAGCTGTTGCTGGATACTTACTGTACACTTAGATCTTAATGTTCCAGGTATAATTCTTGCATGGGATTTATATACATCGATTGGTGTTTCTCTGTCATTTCCCATCAAATTGATAAACCAGCTGCAAAGCTGTACTGTAGAGAAGTGCAAATCTCGTTCATGAGTGAGTAGGATCAACAAATAAGACAACAGACTGTATTGCTAAGCAgagatggtaataagactcctattgcatagcagcttcacccattcaaggttttaatacaaacttgattagccacggtgtataggtaacaagctcaggtgcgtcttattaaacagatagtaaaaccaggaatggatcaaactgctatgcaatgggagtctcatttccatccctgctaagGGTTACTTTATGCCAAAACTTTACAGTAGCAGTAACCCAAAtcaactttaaaaaaacagaataacaaGAACAAGGAGATGAACTATTCTACAATGATTGATAGAGTGAATAGCTTGTATTAACTAAGCTTTATCAAGACGACAAACTCCCTCTTAAAATTACAAAGGGGTGGCGCCATCTAGTGGTACTTATGTACCACTGAGGCTGGGGACAGGCAATCAGCCAGTCTCTGTCAAAAAAAACAGaccagttgttgttttttttattttacatataaaacaCCGTATTCAGGTAAGGGTTGAGGAGCAGCGGCTGGTCTTAGCTGGATGTTTCTAGGTAGCTATACATTTTCAATCTAGGTAGTTCTGGAATGGATCCCGTGTGTCAAATGAAAAGCAATCCAATAAGATGCATCTGTAtttatgaagttttttttttttttaattaaatcttcTACTTCCTGTAAACAAAACTATAaatgaatgttgttgtttttggctACAGGCAAACCCagaatattttcaatatttttactTCATGGAGGTAACACTTGTATTTTTTAACAAACACTTGATATGATTTTTTGTCCAGCACGATGCAGGATGATGACACAATGTTGATGCTTGGTATCCATGACAACCTTGTCAAGACTTGGATTGCATGTCTacggtgtttgtttgttttgttttatgtactgcattttaatttgcaGATGTTGGATTGGACAGATTTCCATTTTTAACAAGTAAAAAAATAGATTCCTGGTCTGTAAGGGGTCCAGTCTTACCATGTGTAGTCTGTCTCCAAAGCTGCATGACTCATCTACCAGCAGCATTCATTCACTTCTGCTGCTTGACCATAGAGAATCCCAGCATTGCTAACATTGGCAGGGTTTGCATAGCGAGGGAGAATTTCTCATGCAGGCATAGCAATTATAAAACTGATTTTACATCAGCTGCAGCTTAGACAAGTTCTCCCTTGAAACGATGGGACAGAAATCGAAGGGAAGAGCTCACTGAAGATTATTGTGCGGTTGTGAATTCGGTTGTGAAACCAGCCTAACGTTGCCAGAAATGTTATTATGCAAAGGAAGTATTGAAAGGCATCTTCACTCTGAAGTCATGAAATATTGATGCTAAAATGTAAAATCATGCCAATGAATTacactaaatgtattttttaactaTTGTAACTTGTTAAACATATATTAATTAGTCACACCTAGaactttataatttatattttaaattttaggttttttttattgaagaaaaagCAGTGAGTGTGTGGACCAAAAAAGGCAGTGGACCACACTTTATACAACTAAAACACTAAAACAATGTGCTTGAAACTGCAGTGAGATGCACATTAACTTAATGTGCGGTAAAGGGACAGGAAATCATTACACATTGTAAACATCTttgtacaattgttttttttttttgttttttttgttttttttgacaaattGCACAGGAGATTGAAATGGTTTTGCAGGAACTATTTACAAGCAGGTAAACTTGTGACATTCTGACCTATGGAAGAATAACTATTGTAAATAATTGACTACCTGGAAAGTCTGTGTCTATaatgtatattgtatataaatgcattactgttaataaaaatacaatatatttaatcaGTGTTGAGGGTTTTTGAGTCATTCTGAACAGGGATCAAGTGCTTTCTTCACATCATTGTCATATTTGGCCAGATTGATAAGGTATGTGTGACAAAGTACACATTTTACAAATCCAAGAATGATGCAGAATAAAAGTGACACCTGCATAGGTATCTTACAGGGCAAACAGAAGCAACATTAGGGAGACAGAAACATGTACTGTAGCGGGTACAGCTAGAGGTGCTTACTGACTTCCTCCATTCCAGAACATTACCATTTCACAATTCaccctcaatatacacagctaGTGATGTGGCATTTTTTAAAAGTAGTGTTCTAGCTGGTACATGCAGTAAATGCTCAGGAAAGCGCGTTGTTATTGTAGGATATGAGTCTCTCAATGAAGCAGCTCGTTACAGTGCAGCATAGGGAATATCCTGACACTTTTGGCCAGGAACCAATTGGCAACGAAAGTGCAGACTGTAGGGATTTCTGGAGCCAAACAAGTAATAACTTTGAGGGAGCGCGTCCTTGGAACAAACATTGCCGTTGACATGACGAGGGGGgtattttcttttaatgacaGTCTTTCCCTTTCTTTTGTCAGTGGCGCTGGTTCAAATTGAGACCAGACCATCCTAAAGAGGAGTGAGTGTATGTTATCATGCTGCACGTCCCTCACGTTTTTAGATTGTAACCAATCGGAGAGCTAAAAAGCAACAAAAGGGCGGGCTTACCCTTCTGGCTGGCTACGTCTGTCTGGTTTCTACGGCAACTTCTCTGGTCTCGTCCGCGTCGTAAACCGACAGAAGAATGTCGCAAGTTGAAGGCATCGgtcatttgttgttgtttgtttttcttcttttcgaAGACGAGTTTAGGAGTAGAATAATGTGCCCTCAATAAGCAAATCGAAGGGGCATCAACAGCTTTCACTGGGGCAGTGCGAATACAAACAGGTATGTGTTTCTGGGTCACTATTGTGTGTCTGCCATATTTTTCTCACAGGCCACGATTAAGCCGAATAAATTGTGTGTGTAAGTAAGCAGACACCGTCGAGCCGCCCATCATAATTAGAGAGAGACAGCAAGCAATGGTTTCGATGTCTTTTTATTTGTACCGTGtgcataaatgtatattttgaaaCACACATGCATTCTATTAGTGAGCTAATCTTATTCACCAGGtatattattacacacacacacacacacacacagatacacagataaTACTACGGTGAACTAGGTGTCATttattgtgttgctgtgttgttttaaATCTGAGTGACGGTATGCATGTGGCGTTATTTTGGaaaactgaattattattttttacattctttgtggtgtttgttttgccGTTTGTTTAGTATTTTTGGAGTAGAAGTTGGTCAAGAACGGAAATAGGCAATCGCCTCACGTGAACTGGTCATTCACTGTTTTCCCGTGAACTGCTTTTTTAACAACTGGACTGAAACTAATCACTTTTGCTTATTGTATGCAAATAGTTGAACATTGTCACAATTTAGCATGACCAATCATGATTTTAAATGCAATAGGCTTGCGTAAATATTCAGGTTACAATAAATTTAAAGCTAGCTTTAGTTTCGTGCAGTGATGTCAAGGTCACGTTAGTCTGCTTGACGTCACTGGCTGGTGGGAGTTCTTGGGTCAGTGCATTCAGCATAGCCATGGACACCGACCAAACACATGTACAGTGTCATGTGGAAATCCACTTTTAAAAGTTACAAAACGTTTATAACATGaaaagaattaaacaaataaagaaatacacattttacatttgaatCTACAGATTTGAAGCTTTAATAACATGCAGACATGTTGCTTTCAACCCCAACTGCTTACATTTACAGAGTGGTGAATATCGGAGGAAATTAACTATGATGGATGCTTTCTTTTGTCACTCTAGGCTTCACTCTGGGATAAATTATATTCATCTAAAGAAATCCATAGATAT encodes the following:
- the LOC117422031 gene encoding vascular endothelial growth factor A-like isoform X2; amino-acid sequence: MFYSLVPLEGAYHNGLPVKESGYHLLFLFFFLLQTTSGANGTSEVMLFGEVWGRSFCRTIEKLVEVVQEYPAEVEHIFSPACVPLWRCAGCCGDENLECVPTDTYNVTMQLLKIKPAERREYVEMTFIEHQRCEYPERTPLKMKGENRRRGGEEKKNRKQKTATRVNLLAGN
- the LOC117422031 gene encoding vascular endothelial growth factor A-like isoform X1, coding for MFYSLVPLEGAYHNGLPVKESGYHLLFLFFFLLQTTSGANGTSEVMLFGEVWGRSFCRTIEKLVEVVQEYPAEVEHIFSPACVPLWRCAGCCGDENLECVPTDTYNVTMQLLKIKPAERREYVEMTFIEHQRCECRPRKDTFKNERRKSKKGRRRKEKQKTKDCDTCQPPRR
- the LOC117422031 gene encoding placenta growth factor-like isoform X3, which gives rise to MRIFTNIIQLIAALLIQFSPAQTTSGANGTSEVMLFGEVWGRSFCRTIEKLVEVVQEYPAEVEHIFSPACVPLWRCAGCCGDENLECVPTDTYNVTMQLLKIKPAERREYVEMTFIEHQRCECRPRKDTFKNERRKSKKGRRRKEKQKTKDCDTCQPPRR